One Setaria italica strain Yugu1 chromosome I, Setaria_italica_v2.0, whole genome shotgun sequence DNA window includes the following coding sequences:
- the LOC101779624 gene encoding subtilisin-like protease SBT3.9: protein MDLLSAACSALLLVLVLMLPLSANASSKLYIVYMGEKKQDDPSVVTASHHDVLASVLGSKDEAMKSILYSYKYGFSGFAAMLTKSQAETIKSLPGVVSVKPNTRYQTATTRSWDFLGLHYYQTSAPDLLRKAKYGEDIIVGVVDTGIWPESRSFDDSGYGPVPARWRGVCQIGAEFNATSCNRKIIGARWYTGGLDAEKLKVDYLSARGMDGHGTHVASIIAGSLVRNVSHGGLAGGVARGGAPRARLAVYKACWLTAGCDVAAILAAIDDAINDGVDVLSLSVAAPETELPGTLHAVARGIPVVFGAGNNGPAAQTILNAVPWVLTVAATTIDRSFPTVVSLGNNEKLVGQSVNYNASLNSDDFHALLFAGSCDEQTLSFTNVTGNVLLCYAPWEASSKPPPQGFSSAVTGVSKAGAKGLIFAQHNSNILEQYTKACSQYFMPCVLVDFEIAHRIESYVKSVEMPVVKISRTFSVVGNGVLSPRVAAFSSRGPSIDFPAIIKPDIAAPGASILAAVRGSYQLDSGTSMACPHVSAVVALLKSIHPHWSPAMIKSAIITTASVADRFGMPIQAEGVPRKLADPFDFGGGQIDPDRAMDPGLVYDIDAGEYTKFFSCTLGPDDNCVTYMGQLYQLNLPSIAVPDLKETVTVRRTVTNVGPAKAAYRAVVEAPPGVAVSVEPWVIKFGEGGSKEATFRVTFTARQRVQGGYTFGSLTWLDGNTHSVRIPIAVRTVIQDFIADTS, encoded by the exons ATGGATTTGCTATCAGCTGCCTGCTCCGCTTTGCTTCTGGTGCTAGTACTTATGCTTCCCCTTTCAGCTAATGCATCGAGTAAA CTGTATATTGTTTACATGGGAGAGAAGAAACAGGACGATCCATCTGTGGTCACCGCATCGCACCACGATGTACTCGCATCTGTTCTTGGAAG CAAGGATGAAGCCATGAAATCCATACTTTACAGTTACAAGTATGGATTTTCCGGGTTTGCGGCGATGCTCACGAAGTCCCAAGCCGAGACAATTAAGA GTCTACCTGGGGTCGTTAGTGTTAAGCCTAACACTCGTTACCAAACCGCAACAACTCGGAGCTGGGATTTTCTTGGCCTTCACTACTACCAAACGTCGGCACCAGACCTCCTCCGGAAAGCAAAGTACGGGGAAGATATCATCGTTGGGGTAGTTGACACAG GCATATGGCCTGAATCACGAAGCTTTGACGATAGCGGATATGGCCCTGTGCCGGCGAGGTGGAGAGGCGTATGTCAGATTGGTGCCGAGTTCAACGCCACGAGCTGCAACAGGAAGATCATCGGCGCACGCTGGTACACCGGCGGATTGGATGCCGAGAAACTCAAGGTCGACTACTTGTCTGCCAGGGGCATGGACGGGCACGGCACGCATGTGGCCTCCATCATCGCCGGTAGCCTAGTGAGGAACGTGAGCcacggcggcctcgccggcggtgtAGCGCGTGGCGGGGCGCCTCGCGCGCGGTTGGCCGTCTACAAGGCTTGCTGGCTGACGGCCGGCTGCGACGTTGCCGCGATCCTCGCTGCCATCGACGACGCCATAAACGACGGCGTGGATGTGCTGTCCCTGTCGGTGGCTGCGCCAGAAACAGAGCTCCCCGGGACGCTGCACGCCGTGGCGAGAGGGATCCCGGTCGTGTTCGGCGCCGGTAACAACGGCCCCGCAGCGCAGACGATTTTGAACGCCGTGCCGTGGGTCTTGACAGTGGCAGCCACCACCATCGATCGGTCCTTCCCGACCGTGGTGTCGCTCGGGAACAACGAGAAGCTAGTG GGGCAATCAGTCAACTACAATGCATCCTTGAATAGCGACGATTTCCACGCGCTTTTATTTGCGGGCAG CTGCGACGAACAGACGCTGTCGTTTACCAACGTCACCGGCAACGTCTTGCTGTGCTACGCCCCATGGGAGGCGTcctccaagccgccgccgcaaggATTCAGCAGCGCCGTGACCGGCGTCAGCAAGGCAGGGGCCAAGGGCCTGATCTTCGCGCAACACAACAGCAACATACTCGAGCAGTACACCAAGGCCTGCAGCCAGTACTTCATGCCCTGCGTGTTAGTGGACTTCGAGATCGCACACAGGATCGAGTCCTACGTCAAGAGCGTGGA GATGCCGGTGGTGAAGATCTCGCGGACCTTCAGCGTTGTCGGCAATGGGGTTCTGTCTCCTAGGGTCGCCGCGTTCTCGTCGAGAGGCCCCAGCATCGACTTCCCTGCCATAATTAAG CCTGACATAGCTGCACCGGGAGCCAGCATCTTAGCAGCTGTGCGCGGGTCATACCAGCTCGATTCTGGGACGTCCATGGCGTGCCCGCACGTCTCGGCTGTCGTCGCGCTGCTCAAGTCGATTCACCCTCACTGGTCGCCTGCCATGATCAAGTCCGCCATCATCACCACAG CATCGGTGGCTGATCGTTTCGGCATGCCAATCCAAGCGGAAGGGGTCCCAAGGAAATTGGCTGACCCTTTCGATTTTGGAGGGGGGCAGATCGACCCCGACAGGGCCATGGATCCCGGCCTGGTCTATGACATAGACGCCGGTGAATACACCAAGTTCTTCAGCTGCACCCTTGGGCCAGACGATAATTGTGTCACCTACATGGGGCAGCTGTACCAGCTTAACCTCCCATCCATCGCCGTGCCGGACCTCAAAGAGACTGTAACGGTGAGACGCACAGTCACCAACGTTGGCCCAGCTAAGGCAGCATATCGGGCTGTGGTCGAAGCTCCACCAGGGGTGGCTGTGTCGGTGGAGCCTTGGGTGATAAAGTTTGGTGAGGGTGGTAGCAAGGAAGCAACTTTTAGGGTGACATTCACGGCGAGGCAGAGGGTGCAGGGTGGCTACACCTTTGGGAGTTTGACATGGTTGGATGGTAACACCCACTCGGTGAGAATCCCGATTGCAGTCCGCACTGTGATCCAAGACTTCATTGCCGACACATCATAG
- the LOC101780022 gene encoding dynein light chain LC6, flagellar outer arm, translating to MLEGKARVEDTDMPARMQAAATSAASRALDLFDVADCRAIAGHIKTEFDKRYGVGWQCVVGANFGCFFTHTSGTFIYFSLERLSFLLFKAAAAVDAT from the exons ATGCTGGAGGGGAAGGCGCGGGTGGAGGACACGGACATGCCGGCGCGGATGCAGGCCGCGgcgacctccgccgcctcccgcgcgctCGACCTCTTCGACGTCGCCGACTGCCGCGCCATCGCCGGCCACATCAAGACG GAGTTCGACAAGCGGTACGGCGTGGGGTGGCAGTGCGTGGTGGGCGCCAACTTCGGGTGCTTCTTCACCCACACCAGCGGCACCTTCATCTACTTCTCCCTCGAGcgcctctccttcctcctcttcaaggccgccgccgccgtcgacgccacCTGA